TGCCCCCTGGGGAGAAGAAGGTCATCTCGGACGTCCGTCGCACCTTTTGCCTCTTTGTCACCTTTGACCTCCTCTTCATCTCCCTGCTGTGGATCATCGAGCTCAATGTGAGTTCACTCGTTGTCAATCTATTTCTactcttattttattttttatttattttgtttaaccaggcaagtcagttaagaacaaatgattatttacgatgacggtctaccccggccaaaccctaacctggacaacgctcTGCCCCTTGTTTTTGACTTTTTCTCAGTATCACTCTCCGTACTTATTTTCACTGTTCTATATTATGCCAattgtatatattgtgtgtgtgtgaaccacagggtatacactgagtataccaaacattaagaaccccttcctctacaaggtgtcgaaagcgttccacagggatgctggccttcccTTTCCCGTGTCgactgtcaagttggctggatgtcctttgggtagtggaccattcttgatacacacgggcaactgttgagtgtaaaaaaaaaaaaacagcagtgttgcagttcttgacacaaaccggtacgcctggcacctactaccataccctgttcaaaggccctTAAATCTTTTTTCTGGCCCATTCACCCTTTAAAAAGCatacatacacaattcatgtctcaatgcttaaaaatccttctttaacctgtctcttcctcttcatctaaactgatttgaagaggatttaacaagtgacatcaacgagggatcatagctttcacctggttggTGGAAAGAGCAAgcgttcttaatgttttatatactGAGTGTATTGCTCTCATCTCTTTACCACTTCCTTAAAAATGTGAACAAGATTGTTAGTCAGATTCCCAGCAGAGCTGTTAACAGTTTACTTTAGGTTATTTTCTCTCCGTGTGTGTCAGTTACTTTCTGTCATTATGTCAGCGGTCCCCTAATGATgatggtatgtatgtatgttataGGAAGAGCCTGCCTCTGGCTGCATGTTTTACATTTGGTTCTACTCTTGCTTTGTCTCACTGCAGATCAATAACTCCATTTGGCAGAGCCTTGAGCTGGAGGTTGTCAAGTACAACTTTCAGTCCTCCTTCTTTGACATCTTTGTGAGTGTAAACGATCAAGCTATAATTGTAATGGGTCTGAAAGTCGTACGTTTGAATGAACTGAACGTACTGTCGCGGTTATTCACATGCCGACGCGTGCCTTTATTGACAGCAAAGTCGTCATGGCCAGCTTTCACGATTACGTACGGAAATAACTTTGTTTTACTGTTTTCTGGTTttgtctttttttctctccaccatagCTCCTTGCCTTGTTTCGTTTCCTGTGTCTCCAGTTGGGCTATGCTGCTCTGCGTCTGAGGCACTGGTGGGTGATTGCGGTAAGAGCGCTCCTTGAGACGGACTGTTACCTAGATGGACTGATGGTCGTATGTGGTGGGCTGACTGCTCTCACCCAATACCAGCTGTGAAAGCTCATTGTTTTTAACAGTGTTTCATTCTCATAGATCACCACTCTAGTGACCAGCTCCTTCCTTGTAGCCAAAGTCATTCTCTCCAATGTGAgtgcctccccctcttctcttacCAGAAACggttctgactgagctccacaTTTGTCTGTGTTCTGGGCCACTTCACATTTTCACTTCTCTATTCAATTAGAACATGAATATATTGTCAGTTTGTCTGCAGTTGACCTTTACTGTGTATTCAGCATGGTGGGGATTATACATTCAAATCTATTCTGATCTGAGTTAAGCTTTTCTTCTGCCCTCTGTGTCTATGCGCCGTGTCGACAGCCAGAAGCCACACACCCCTACAATCTCTTTGCTATTTATTCATAACGAAGGGAAGGAGACAAAATGTTGCTGTTGTCAAGATACTGCTCAGCATAATTTCTCAGAAATGGCATAAGTAGTAGTGTTTATTCAAATGGGATATGGCTGTCTACACAAGTGTATGGTagagtcccaaatgccaccctttcctctatagtgcactacttttgaccagacccttatggaccctggtcaaaagtagtgaactaaatagggattagggtgccatttgggatgtagcctatATATACCACTTGTCTCAGACTGACATGTCATTCCTCACACAGCTGCTATCCCAGAATGCCTTTGGCTATGTGTTACCCATCACATCCTTTGTGGTGGCGTGGCTGGAGACGTGGTTCCTGGACTTCAAGGTGCTCTCCATAGAGGCTGGTGATGAGAGAGGTGAGTCACAGAGAGATGGATACATTTGAATGGGTCAGTGGAAACTCCTGGACATGTTTGTTCAGTCATTTTGCCAGAAAGCACATGAATATGCaaaagaagaggactggccacccctcatagcctggttcctctctaggtttcttcctaggttctggcctttctagggagtttttcctagccaccgtgcttctacacctgcattgcttgctgtttggggttttaggctgggtttctgtacagcactttgagatatcagctgatgtaagaagggctttataaatacattttgaagGTTTGTGCCCTCGGGAAAGCCCTTCAGAAGGAGGAAGTGGGTTGTAGTAGACAGACAGAAGTAGGGATGGAATGATGCATTGGATAATGGAATGGacaaagaggagaggaagatataGTCTTTTACGTCTCCCTTGATGGTCTCTGTCTCCCTCAGCCTACCTAGCAGCAGTGAACGCAGCGTCGGAGCGAGCTTCCATGATCTACCCACGCGCTGTGTCTGAAGGACAGTTCTACTCTCCACCTGAATCCCTCGCAGGTACCACactacatctccctttctctctcccttgtaATTCTCATTGTCTTTCTCAATCTttcatgtctctctttctttgtttcaCCTTTCCGCTGTCTCTTACCTAACTAATCTCCATGCTACCTGTGTTATGCTGGTCAGGGTCTGAGGAGGACCTGGATGAGGAGGGGCTGGGTCGCAGGGCAGTCTCCCCCCAGGAGAAGGAGCTGGTGAGGCAGGGTAAAGAGGCCATGGCCGTGGTGGAACAGATCCTGGCCCAGGAGGAGAACTGGAAGTTTGAGAAGAACAATGTGAGTGGCTAGTTCAGGggcgtcaaactcattccatgaagggctgagtgtctgcaggtttctgTTATTTCAATTTGTATCTAgttaagacctagacaatccggtgaggggagttcctagcTAATCAGTGACCTGCATTggtcaatcaagtacaagggaggagcataCACTTGGCCCTCCATGGAACGAGTGACACCTGTTGCTTCTAGTTAGCTACTTGTTGTTGTACGCTGTTAGTTTGTGGGTTGGACACAAGATGGTTTAATAGTGACAGATTTACTGGATGTTGCTAATATGTCGTTTCTCCTTTTGTCAGGACGCGGGGGATTCTGTGTACACACTGGAGATCCCCTTCCATGGAAAGACCTTCATTCTCAAGGTACATGGTCATCGCTGTTTATTTCTGTGTATGGCCTTTGCTTTCATAATGTGTGGCTTGTCTGGTGTAAGTATTTGGCACATTGGGCTatatgccttcggaaagtattcacaccccttgactttttccgcattttgttacagccttattctagaatggattaaatacatctttttcctcagcaatctacacacaataccccataatgacaaagcgaaaacaggttgttcgacatttttgtaaatatataagaAATACATAAATATGAGACTTGAagttgagctccggtgcatccagtttccattgatcattcttgatgtttctacaacttgtttggagtccatctgtggtaaattctagatgcgcagtggtctaagacactgcatgtcagtgctagagacgtcactacagcaccctggttcgaatccaggctctatcacaaccggccgtgattggtagtcccatagggcggcgcacaattggcccagcgtcgtccaggtttgggcggtgtaggccatcattgtaaataagaatttgttcttaactgacttgcctagttaaataaaggttacaaattggacatgatttggaaaggcacacactttgacagttgacagtgcatgatgaggggaaaaaattatttaatacattttagaataaggctgtaatgtaacaaattgtggaaaaagtcaaggggtttcaatactttctgaaggcactgtatatcgtaTATTCAAGGTCTTCCTAGACTGTTTGATAGGTTTTGTATTTAtagctatgtgtttgtgtgttgtctgTCCCAGGCCTTCATGCAGTGTCCAGCAGAGCTGGTGTACCAGGAGGTGATCTTACAGCCAGAGAAGATGGCCCAGTGGAACAAAACCGTTTCTGGCTGCCAGGTAACCTACACTATCCTGTCTCCTCTTTTTCTCATGACCAGTCATCAGACAAACAGGCTTAACCTAGTACAGTGAATCTACTGTGAAAACCAATTTGTTATGATTCGGATAAGTTGTTGTGGCCCATATGAGggcgatgtagaggttaacctatgtccccaggcgctctcatttgttgacttctgcaaccgtaaaagcctaggtttcatgcatgttaacatcagaaacctccctaagtttgctttattcattgctttagcacactccaccaaccctgatgtcctagccgtgtctgaatcctggcttaggaaggccaccaaaaattctgaaatttccatccccaattacaacattttccatcaagacagaactgctaaagggggtggaattgcaatctactgtagagagagcctgcagagttctgtcatactatccaggtctatgtccaaacagttcgagcttctacttttaaagatccaatctctccagaaataagtccctcactgttgccacttgttatagacacccctcagctcccagctgtgccctggacaccatatgtgaattgattgcccccccatctatcgtcagagttcgtacggctaggtgacctaaattgggatatgcttaacaccccggccgtcctacaatctaagctagatgccctcaatctcacacaaatgatcaaggaacctaccaggtacaaccccaaatccgtaaacatgggcaccctcatagcagcacttcgagatattagctgatgtacgaagggctatataaaataaacttgatttgatatcatcctgaccaacttgccctctaaatatacctctgctgttttcaaagtgctttcctcaccatcttaaataagcatgcccctttcaaaaaaatgtacaactaagaacagatatagcccttggttcactccagacttgactgcccttgaacagcacaaaaacaccctgtggtGTACTGCACTAACTTCAACtagtccccgtgatatgcaacttttcagggaagtcaggaaccaaaacaCACAGTcggttaggaaagcaaaggctagctttttcaaacagaaatttgcatcctgcagcactaattccgaAAAgctttgggacactaaagtccatggagaataagagtacctcctcccagctgcccactgcactgagactagaaaacactgtcaccactgataaatccacgataatcaagaattttaataagcatttctctacggctggccatgctttccacctggctaccccaaccccggccaacagctctgcatatttttctattgtgttattgactgtacgtttgtttattccatgtgtaactctgttgtttttgtcgcactgctttgctttatcttggccaggtcgcagttgtaaatgagaacttgtttgcaactagcctaccttgttaaataaataaaggtgaGGGGGGAAAATGATGCCAAAGGCTGACATTGCTCTCCATTTGTTCCTTTAGATCCTCCAGAGGGTGGATGACAACACCCTGGTGTCGTACGATATCTCTTCCGGAGCAGCGGGGGGGGTAGTGTCTGCCAGGTAACACAACATGGACTACCTCGAATATGGAGTCACCCCgttccctatgtggtgcacttCTTTGGGTCAGAAGTAGTACattatatagggtgccattttataTAGGGTGCCAACCCTCGTTTTGTCCATGTTTTGAATGTAACAGTAATTAATGTCCTTGTATCCTTCAGGGACTTTGTGAATGTGAGGCGGGTGGAACGCAAACGAGACTGCTACGTCTCTGCTGGCATGGCAACCGACCATGGCGCCAAGCCTCCGCACAGTCGCTATGTCAGGTCTGGCCTTGCCTCTAGACAGCCTCATTTCACTGGGAACAATACTGAAAGCAGATCATGTCAACCAAACCATTCATGCTAATTAGCCGATATGTGATActaccatccctctcctctctcctctctctctcctccctaccatccacccctctcctctcttctcttccctagaGGTGAGAATGGTCCAGGAGGGTTTGTGGTCCTGAAGTCCAGCAGTAACCCCTCGGTTTGTACCTTTATCTGGGTGCTCAACACAGACCTCAAGGTAAGAACAGACTGTTGAGGATGGTTTGCGTGTGCTTGTTGCTTTGATATATTGTCGGTGGGCTGGAGAAGCAGTATAACTTTCATGTCTGATCTTGTTTTGTCTCAGGGTCGACTGCCCCGCTACCTTATCCACCAGAGTCTGGCTGCCACCATGTTTGAGTTTATGGCCCATCTACGCCAGCGCATCACTGACCTACGGTCCACTCGCTAGATGCCCACTTACTTCCTGTAGGGAAGCTGGATGCCTGCAACCCACAGCGCCACCGCAGGTTTGGTGGTGCTACTGCAGATGTTTAGGAACACCTACATTTGGAAGTGCACCTGAGATTATGGTGGATATCAAACTTACTGAGACTAGAGGAAAGTCAACAGCCTAGCAGATGGGAGACTGCTGTGTCTGCACTTTCACCCGTCTTTTAGATGTGCGGAGGTCTGGGGCTGTGTTCCTCCTCTCCCATGGACACCTTGTTGTTTTTAAACATAGTTACACACATTTTTATGTAACTTTTCTGCTGTTTCTCTCACTTGGACGCTAGTGCTGGATGCATCTCCCTCTAGCCAAGACGTCTAACAGTATTGAACGTGTAATGGAGGTCGGATTAGGACTATGCTTGACGAGACTTGATGAAGGTGGACGTCTTTTTGACTGCGTAGGtttttttccctctctcactGGAACAGAACTGGTGCAATGACTGGGTTTGCTGCATCAGACCGCTAACTCTGAGCCTTATCCTACCGCACATATATTTTAGCCATAGATTGTCTGTTTTGCTTTTTTCTTGTTATTTTTCCACTGTCTTCACTGTCATTCTCTTGTAACCGGGGAAACCGCTGCACATGACCACATTATGAACAAAAATTGAGCTGTTGGAACACGATGAACCCACAGTGTGTCCCTTTTTGTCCTCGTTGGCCCTCACTGCACTGTTATCTATGGAAGCTGACTGTAGGAGTGCTGTGGTCCTCCAGCCACTAGGGGGCGACACCACCACTGATCTACTAACAACGGGAGACCACCTACTTAATGGAGCTCAAGATGGGTGGTTGTGATGACTTATCGGTCGCTCACGGGTTCATAAAGAGTTTCAGATACTGTACTCTTCTGTGCCAAGCCTTTAGTGGCCTTTTTAGCTAGAGGGAATCCATCTGCCCTTAATGATGGTTGATCTAAATTGTAACTGTATTGGTAAATGTATTGCAGCCTTCTGAAATAAGCCTTTACTGCAGACATACTATAGACGGAGAAGTGGCAGTAAATTTAGTTAtgtgattatttatgttaaacatTTATCATTGTAGTGGATGCAATATTGAAATTGACTATAATTGGAGTTCTGATTCTCTACTGTCTGTATGTAATAAAAATATGACAGCTCCTCGATGGCAAAGCAAGCTGCTTCGCATATCACAACCTTCAGCCATCAGCCTGCTGTGTGCATGTTGATGCAGTGCTGAATGTCTGGTATGTCAGGTTATTGAACATTACGCTTGTGAGAACTCATGTTCCCCTCTCATGCCTTGCAGTCCTGTAAAaacaaaaagttttaaaaaagtcATAATTGGAACTTGTTCTGTTTTTGGCTCCACTCTATTTTAGGTCCCTAGTTAACAGGCTTAGCTACATCATTATTGTATCAGAACAGAAACACAACATGTTGAACAAAGAAAcaatgttacattttttttttacgggCTGTCTGAAAGTGAAAATAAGGTCTTTGATTTCcatgaagaagaaaaagaaagtcTGAAGTTAATTTGAACAGTTTGCCATCTGTGTGAGTGGGAGTTTCACACTTAAACCAGTTCTGTAAATCCCTTAACTAATAATTGGGCTGAGAAAGCAGTTGGTTTTTTTGGTGCCTTTGTCACAGTGACAGAAATGGGCATAGTGTCACTGTGACCACACTTTTCTTTCACTGTTAGGACTTATCTATTACTACAATATCACTTGTTTGCTAAAGGTTGTTTCTTTTTCAGTTTTGTATGTTTTAATTTCTATGATTTGTTCTAATGTTTTGAAATCATACGAACTGCAGATCATTTACAAAAATGTGTCAATTTAAGATTGTTTTCAAACATTTTAACAGGATACTGAccaactgtattttttttaaacagaagaTTAGCCCGCCTCGAATCTCTAATAAAATTTAGAAATTAGTTATAGATTAAACGTCCTGACTCATTTCTCAGCCTTTCCAGTAAACCAACCCCTCAACCATGTAACACAAATTGTCCAAGATGCCATTTCTCAGCCTTTCCAGTTAACCAACCCTGTAACACAAACTGTCCAAGATGCCTGGGTGAGTAGGTTATCCTGTAGGCCTACATAGAAAGGCCCGATTTACAAAATGTACGCTTGGGATGTTAGGAGTGACTCCGCTGAAAAGGAAGACTTGACAGGGAAGGTGTCTGGGGTCACAAGCAGTTGATTTTAAACCACTGTGTGTTTGTTAATTGGGTTGATGCAGGCAAAATACAGGGTTTTGTCCATTAGGTGCCAAACTGAACAAAGAGGACGGGAACATGGAgagactacctggacttgtccacaGCAACCTTTGGTTTGCTAGACGTTTACGTTATATGGCCGACCAACCACACtactttcatttttgccttaagtaaccttgggtgttatgtaaccataccaaacgtgaCATGTCATACTAATATGAGCATCCCGGATtttcgtttactatgttacgcctagtctgagaccaggctgtccaataagaaacacttatTGTTTTAAAAAGTTTCTTCTTGCGTTCCCTAATGAACATGGTCACACTCCATTTTTCTcagtctccctctttctcaccctgTCTACAATTTGTATGCTTCTCTGTGCACTCGTGCTTGAGGCTGAGGTGTTTATATCATGATTATAACACTGACTAAAGTTGGCCTCACATGAAAGTCACCCTGTCATGGGAGCTGTCCATTAACAGTTACACTATGTTGTCCTTTTTTGCCTTTTGGAGTGTGGTAGATAACAAGATACAGAATTTGGGTAGAGATAATTTTGTGAACCAAGCGTACCTTTAGTCTAGAATAAAAAGAGGTCCATTCTGCATGGATAGAATCTAGTCTTTTTATAATAGGGGCACTGATTATCTTGTTTACTGATGAAACAGTTCTCTGATATATTTGCTATTTTACCATTTCCACTATGTTTAGAATACATCCAGATTATTGGCCTAGGGGCGATGACATCTAACAACAAATATTTTACTTTGAAGCAGTACATTCCCTAAACAAAAGCTTGTTTTGTTTGAAATATGTAGCCTAGGCTTCTTTCATCTGTGGAGTATGTAGTTTTAAGTGTATATGATTGGATGGATAAAGGAGATAAGTGGGGGTACAGGAGCTAGGGCCTTGCTATTGCTGCTGGGGGGCAGAGGATCGTTCAGCTCACATGACTGGGTTGTGACTGAGTTGGGTCTTGTGTGGATCTGTGGTGATGAGTAAGAGGGGAGAGGCTACTCGGTACTCTCTTTGTGCTGAGACATTCCCTGGGTCATCCTCTCTTCCAGCTTCTCTTTTCCAGGAGGAAAGTCTCTGGGCCAGGATTTGGAGACCCTAGCTAGCTACCTCTTCTGGACCTCAGACATCGGGACCTGGAATGAGAAGAGGATTCCACACTAGTATATACAGGGTGGATGTCGGATGGAGATTTGAACCCATAGATCTGTAACTTTTGTGTCTGGAAACTAGTTGAAAATGACCTGTTCACTCTTGACTCTCTTTTAGAATGGTTTCTGTCTGAACGAGATATTTGTCTTGAAACTAATTTTGTCAGTGTGGAGGCAGGGTATTAACAGAGCGAGAATCGTGGGTGTTCAACAGCTCTGTGAGTGCTGACAAACTTTTTCTCTTTGCTCCTGTGGATATTGTTTTGGAATCAAACTCGGAGGGTGTGACCAAGGTTCCAGGTCCAAGCCCTCATTCTACACCACTGGGTCACCTATCCTCAGCAGCCACAACAGGGAACTGGTAGACAGAAAGAGGTGGATATAGTGTGACCAACTACACCGGTGGAGAGGACATTTTTTTTTCCTTCTTACCTGTCCTATACCTGGATAGGACTTGAAAAACGGTACCGTATGCCCCCTCTTGTTTAGAAGAGTTTAACCATATCTGGACACTAGACCTTATCTGGACCTCTAACTGCTCTCACACTATCTTCTCCGACCGCTCtactaccctctctgtctctctatcagagATGGGGGCTGCCTTCAAGAGGTTCTGTGCTCGgttctgttgctgctgctgctataGCGATGATGAAagtgaggaggagaaggagccTTTAATCAGGTATGCAATCCATGACACACTGACATACACACTTATCGCCATGACACACTGACATACACACTTATCGCCATGACACACTGACATTCACACTTATCGCCATGACACACTGACATTCACACTTATCGCCATGACATTCACACTTATCGCCATGACATTCACACTTATCGCCATGACATACACACTTATCACCATGACAGCCCATGACATATGCACTTATCAC
The sequence above is a segment of the Salvelinus alpinus chromosome 1, SLU_Salpinus.1, whole genome shotgun sequence genome. Coding sequences within it:
- the LOC139578956 gene encoding stAR-related lipid transfer protein 3-like isoform X2, with the protein product MPGGVDYGEFGGSLPAIASLNASYSTTVSLPSPHYLVVPPGEKKVISDVRRTFCLFVTFDLLFISLLWIIELNLLALFRFLCLQLGYAALRLRHWWVIAITTLVTSSFLVAKVILSNLLSQNAFGYVLPITSFVVAWLETWFLDFKVLSIEAGDERAYLAAVNAASERASMIYPRAVSEGQFYSPPESLAGSEEDLDEEGLGRRAVSPQEKELVRQGKEAMAVVEQILAQEENWKFEKNNDAGDSVYTLEIPFHGKTFILKAFMQCPAELVYQEVILQPEKMAQWNKTVSGCQILQRVDDNTLVSYDISSGAAGGVVSARDFVNVRRVERKRDCYVSAGMATDHGAKPPHSRYVRGENGPGGFVVLKSSSNPSVCTFIWVLNTDLKGRLPRYLIHQSLAATMFEFMAHLRQRITDLRSTR
- the LOC139578956 gene encoding stAR-related lipid transfer protein 3-like isoform X1, with amino-acid sequence MPGGVDYGEFGGSLPAIASLNASYSTTVSLPSPHYLVVPPGEKKVISDVRRTFCLFVTFDLLFISLLWIIELNINNSIWQSLELEVVKYNFQSSFFDIFLLALFRFLCLQLGYAALRLRHWWVIAITTLVTSSFLVAKVILSNLLSQNAFGYVLPITSFVVAWLETWFLDFKVLSIEAGDERAYLAAVNAASERASMIYPRAVSEGQFYSPPESLAGSEEDLDEEGLGRRAVSPQEKELVRQGKEAMAVVEQILAQEENWKFEKNNDAGDSVYTLEIPFHGKTFILKAFMQCPAELVYQEVILQPEKMAQWNKTVSGCQILQRVDDNTLVSYDISSGAAGGVVSARDFVNVRRVERKRDCYVSAGMATDHGAKPPHSRYVRGENGPGGFVVLKSSSNPSVCTFIWVLNTDLKGRLPRYLIHQSLAATMFEFMAHLRQRITDLRSTR